From a single Tetrapisispora phaffii CBS 4417 chromosome 15, complete genome genomic region:
- the RTT101 gene encoding cullin RTT101 (similar to Saccharomyces cerevisiae RTT101 (YJL047C); ancestral locus Anc_1.343), which produces MQSEDILVDLEQIDTSGSSNASNLTPLYGKNHIYENELTKLKNILRSSEHTMSPNTISSLLYRLCSFKLYEPLVIQIEKEKENEGEDLSESKRLKKLRLVKQHSVIQTVWTTVVNELKHYSSTITSSLDNMRNTIDDENLDSVYHNIIQIFKMLMDYYENVKDIIKFFHFNYPTVIQDEFPLQLDELEYYQNIALAPLFLEHGDKVRTGFTKWFLSANSAANFQYSKLQLEFMKYLYRSNPILQGEPFTECLNTCILSFANEIINDIQNNQDDSTNGLNIIITGLKKLVLICWPLGKDIIPIVTEFYIENTLLKEYTAASIIRRCVENCDIKDSGDQIIYKTILECFLDRDLEDLLKDEISYAFEDSLKYIFESVKNYSSIKYFIMAVKYINFISNSTIETEKVKFSSFSRIIRESIFNFLGGDIKVVEKYQKLISLRMKGLSTTHFQLASEDMDTLLCKIPYFLQFDKSFLLDHSNYLFRRIVMSGPRTLNDLSQNSFEHNLLKTYDEIYQHNDDATGFLNFSLDMRGACSMANEYMNLHGEEIDLALVPMVFAKKSVPKIFQNTNIDQDIIIPDRFKESWNTFSSFYKAKDKNEYKTLHQMYSLHHCEVETFYKLPNGENLTFQLTLYQTLILEKFNELDELTVNHIRITLNMTVDTVLIILQSFLNIHLIKASDKDTYILNNNYSPDLKKVKNSRLRIQLPKTTSSINQKDTHKLKTLKNREGNLSLWKLELIKAAIVRTVKTHPDRLQFDELIDIVNKQVHDYSVGEFKDALYKTVLDGAIRQEEHYYIY; this is translated from the coding sequence ATGCAATCAGAGGATATATTAGTTGATCTAGAACAAATTGACACTTCTGGTTCATCAAATGCTTCCAATTTAACTCCACTATATGGTAAAAACCATATttatgaaaatgaattgactaaattgaaaaatatcttGAGGAGCAGTGAACACACTATGTCACCAAATACAATCAGCTCATTGTTATATCGATTATGCtctttcaaattatatgaACCTTTAGTTATTCAAATagagaaagagaaagagaacGAAGGTGAAGATTTATCAGAATCAAAGAGGTTGAAAAAACTTCGATTGGTTAAACAACATTCTGTTATCCAGACCGTTTGGACCACTGTTGTGAATGAACTCAAACACTATTCTAGTACTATAACATCATCTTTAGATAATATGCGTAATAcaattgatgatgaaaacTTGGATTCTGTATATCATAAtatcattcaaatttttaaaatgcTTATGGATTATTACGAAAATGTTAAGGACATCATCAAgttttttcatttcaatTATCCTACGGTAATACAAGATGAGTTTCCTTTACAACTCGATGAATTGGAATATTACCAAAATATTGCATTGGCTCCATTATTTCTAGAACATGGAGATAAAGTTAGAACAGGGTTTACAAAATGGTTTCTGTCAGCAAATTCAGCTGCTAACTTCCAGTATTCAAAATTACAACTAGAATTTATGAAATATCTTTACCGCAGTAATCCAATATTACAAGGTGAACCTTTTACTGAATGCCTTAATACATGCATATTGTCATTTGctaatgaaataattaatgatataCAAAATAATCAAGATGACTCAACCAATGGtctaaatataataataacaggACTTAAAAAGCTAGTGCTGATATGTTGGCCACTTGGGAAAGATATTATCCCAATAGTGACTGAgttttatattgaaaatactttattaaaagaatacaCAGCTGCAAGCATTATCAGAAGATGTGTAGAAAACTGTGATATCAAAGATTCTGGAgatcaaataatttataagaCTATTTTGGAATGCTTTCTTGACAGAGATTTAGAAGATTTGttaaaagatgaaataAGTTATGCGTTTGAAGATagtttgaaatatatttttgaatcagTTAAAAACTACTCGTCAATTAAGTATTTCATAATGGcagttaaatatattaatttcattagtAATTCAACTATAGAAACCGAAAAGGTAAAATTTAGTAGCTTTTCGAGAATAATCAGAGAAAGTATATTCAACTTCTTAGGTGGTGACATAAAAGTTgttgaaaaatatcaaaaattaatctCTTTGAGGATGAAAGGTTTAAGCACTACACATTTTCAATTAGCTTCAGAAGATATGGATACATTATTATGTAAAATACCATATTTTTTGcaatttgataaatcatttttattggATCACTCAAATTACTTATTTAGAAGAATTGTTATGAGTGGTCCACGAACACTAAATGATCTATCACAGAATTCTTTTGAGCacaatttattgaaaaccTACGATGAAATTTATCAACATAATGATGATGCCACTGGATTCTTGAACTTTTCATTGGATATGAGAGGAGCATGTTCGATGGCGAACGAATATATGAATTTGCATGgtgaagaaattgatttgGCATTGGTACCAATGGTTTTCGCTAAAAAATCAGTACCTAAAATCTTTCAGAATACCAATATTGATCAGGATATAATAATACCTGACCGTTTTAAAGAGAGCTGGAATACTTTTTCGTCATTCTACAAAgcaaaagataaaaatgaatacaaAACTTTACACCAAATGTATTCTTTACATCATTGTGAGGTGGAAACATTTTACAAACTACCAAATGGTGAGAATTTAACATTTCAGTTGACATTATATCAAACTTTAATTCTCGAAAAATTCAATGAGCTTGATGAATTGACTGTAAATCATATCCGAATTACTTTAAATATGACAGTTGACACagttttaataatattgcaGTCTTTTTTAAACATTCACCTAATAAAAGCATCTGATAAAGACACATATAttcttaataataattattctCCTGATTTAAAGAAGGTCAAAAACAGTAGATTACGCATTCAATTACCTAAAACAACTTCATCAATTAATCAAAAGGATACACATAAGTTGAAGACTTTAAAAAATAGAGAAGGAAATCTTTCATTATGGAAACTTGAGTTGATAAAAGCTGCAATAGTAAGAACTGTAAAAACTCATCCTGACAGGCTTCAATTTGATGAGttaattgatattgttAACAAACAAGTACATGACTATAGTGTTGgtgaatttaaagatgcTTTATATAAAACAGTACTAGATGGAGCTATCAGACAAGAAGagcattattatatttattaa
- the POP4 gene encoding RNase P/RNase MRP complex subunit (similar to Saccharomyces cerevisiae POP4 (YBR257W); ancestral locus Anc_1.346), with product MDRAQTFVKECLLSRNFDNPNKPIEEGRLQETLLLLPTDGGITSNLKKNKSKQKLTIENIHTHASKDHGEYKQDNYRTIKKNARVELHDYIKRCRKAVVNAKRSISAYEHDNKKRLEGKEMVKEYLQNNEAHIWEALPKYDTFLPMYEELWLSYIKDLLNINFDMETSEKVNVNGSSALLKLSMADYNGASLKVIRSRNANMIGIEGIIVWDGQQSFIMICKGTEVDELKIIPKKGTAFAFEIPLTKDTALQYTIIGDRLNYRSYDRAGRKFKSRRCDDLLYLINK from the coding sequence ATGGATAGGGCACAAACTTTTGTAAAGGAATGTTTACTTTCGAGAAACTTTGATAATCCAAATAAACCTATCGAAGAGGGTAGATTGCAAGAAACATTATTACTTCTTCCAACAGATGGTGGTATAACATCcaatttgaaaaagaataagagtaaacaaaaattaacCATTGAGAATATACATACACATGCGAGCAAAGACCATGGTGAATATAAGCAAGATAATTATAGAacaattaagaaaaatgcCAGAGTCGAGTTACATGATTATATCAAGAGATGTAGAAAAGCTGTAGTTAATGCCAAAAGAAGTATTAGTGCATATGAACATGATAATAAGAAACGTTTAGAGGGCAAAGAAATGGTCAAAGAATATTTGCAAAATAATGAAGCACACATATGGGAAGCACTTCCTAAATATGACACTTTTTTACCGATGTACGAAGAGCTATGGTTAAGTTATATCAAAGAtctattgaatattaacTTTGATATGGAAACTTCTGAAAAGGTTAACGTAAATGGTTCATCTGCGTTATTAAAACTTTCAATGGCCGATTACAATGGTGCTTCACTAAAAGTAATACGGAGTAGGAATGCAAATATGATTGGGATTGAAGGAATTATAGTCTGGGATGGACAACAATCATTCATAATGATATGTAAAGGTACCGAAGTCGACGAGCTGAAGATCATCCCAAAGAAGGGGACTGCTTTTGCGTTTGAGATTCCACTGACCAAAGACACAGCATTACAATATACCATCATAGGGGATAGATTAAACTACAGAAGTTATGATCGTGCTGGcagaaaatttaaaagtcGTAGATGTGATGATCTACTCTATTTAATTAACAAATAG